TCGGATCTTTCCGTCAGTTTCCCAGACGACGCATACTCCGGAGCCAAGTACCTGAGAAATTTCAAAAAGCGTAATTGTAATAATGTAATTCATAAGTTCATACACTTTCGAACTATAGGAGTATTCATATATGTAAATTTCCGATTCTATAGGTTTATATATGCAGTACCAAGTTTCGCAGAGATATGTAAGTGAACAGCTTATTTTGTAAGGTAAATATATGTGAAATAAGTTATCGTACCCAAACGTCCCCATCACGCGCGTAGATATGTGCGTGACATTAGTATCGGCCAACCTCGCAAGCCCAAAATCagctacctatatatatatttcgcaAATATAAGTTAGAAAAAAATGCATAGCCACTTAAGTTATGCAAAAACTTAATCTACAATGACCTGAGCTTCAAAGTTATTATCCAGTAAAATATTGGAGGACTTTATGTCCCTGTGAATAATCCGTGGGTGACCTggcaaaacaagaaaaaagtttttttaaaaaaaagattaaaaaaaaaataaaaacaataggAGGAGACCAAGCAAGATACAAAGAATCAAAGATATTAAATTCAATCAGCACTCATGATAACTACTACATGAATAGTTTTAAGTTAGTTActagaaaatttagaataagAGTGGTTATTACAATCCTCATGTAGATAAGCTATTCCGCGCGCTGAGCCTGCCGCAACCTTAACCCTAATTCCCCATCCCATCACCGGCCTTCCTGGCGCTGCAAACACAAATCCAAAGTCGACATTTTTCTTAGTTTCATAATGTATATAACATAGTCGACATACCATAAACATGAACAATATACAAGTCGACATACCGTAAAGATGATAATGAAGCGTGTTATTAGGCACGTAGTCATAGACGAGCAATCTCTGGTTCTCGGCTATGCAATACCCTACAAGAGATACCAAGTGCCGGTGGTGTACACGGCTTATGATCTCAACCTCGGCTTGGAACTCGCGCTCCCCTTGTCCACCTCCATCTTTTAGCTGCTTCACGGCCACCTCTCTCCCGTCGGATAAGCAACCCTTGAACACACAGCCAAAACCGCCTTCCCCTAAGAGGTTCTGGCGCGATAAGCCATTGGTTATCTGATACAACTCCTCGTAGGGAAAGCACTTTGTATTGCCCACGCTTAGGTCGGTCACCGACGACTGGATACGTTGACTACCGAATCCTCTACTTCCGATGCTGTAGTTGCTGTATCCAACCGAGGGGGATCGAAGTGGTGTTTCTCCTTTCGAATACCCTGTTGAGTCGATTAATCAGTTGATAGCATGATACAAAATGGTTTTACATTTGAACCataaaagtaaatattaatAGCTTGCAAAGCATATGATGGTACGCTTTACTGCTTTTAATTTCGTCCTGAACCTTTTAATTGTGATAGTTGGATCCTTATCTTTCCGCTTATTACAATCATACCCATTTGCCTAAATTTTTATGTCAAATTGGAGAGAGATGTGCGCATAATTGTCATATAAATGCAACATAAGCAACTTTGAGACTTCCCATACGGCGATTACCAACCATTTCTGTCAAATTTTAACCCAGGATTTCAATGTAAAAGGTAAGATGCAAATGAAACCTCCTTAAAACTACAAGTGTTAATGATGATACTGAAACATAAATGAGCATACGTCACAAATGATAATGTAAAATGGTTACGAGAGGGTTCTGGGGATTACCCGACATGTCTGAGGAAGCATAAGGCGAAGGCGTCACGAACCCTGGATGATAACCGTCATTTGGCTTTCTCCGCTTCTTCACAAACCACACAGCCACTCCTACCAAACTAAGTATGAGAAAACACATCACGACGGCAATAGATGCAGAAGCTCCGGGACTAAGCCCGCCACTCGAGGGGCTGCTCCCTCCGGAATCGACATTTGAATTCGACGGCTTGTTCGAACTTGGGTTAGTTGCAGTTGCCGGATCActgggaggaggaggacgaggaggaggataTAGTAAACCAGGAGGAGAAAGCTTGGACGGCACGGACGAGTTGGTTGAAATTGGCGGGGGAGGAGGGAGCGAagggggcggcggcgaggggATAGAAGGAGGTGAAGGAGAGGATTGTGGCGGAGGCAAACTTGTGGccggtggcggcagcggcggcggcggcggtggtgatTGGAGATCCGAAGGTGTCGGAGGGGATGCAATAATTGGCGGGGGCGCCGAAACTATCGGTGGTGGTGGGGTGGCGTCGgaaggtggcggaggagatGAAGAAGGTGGCGGAGAAGACAATGTGGTAGGAGGAGGGGGACTAgaagaaggcggcggcggcggtactacgagcggcggcggagaagcGGCGATAGGTGGAGGGGAATTCAAATCCGGTGGCGGCGGTGAGACCACCGTCGATAGAGGAGAGGTCAAAGGAGGCAGAAGAGATGAAGAATCGGGGGGCGGAGGGGACGAAGGAGAAGAATTGGGGGGCGGAggggacgaagaagaagaggaatcaGGAGGCGGAgaggacgaagaagaggaagagtcggggggcggaggcggagaagaagaagaagaagaatcggGAGGCAGCGCAGAGGCCATCTCCTTCCCTTCAACTAATACACACACAAGATTAGCACCTAAATTCTCAAAGAGAACTCAAAACTGCATGAACCTCAACTTCTCTCCACTAGAGAAGACCCAAATTTGTTCCTTTTCAAAGCATACCACAATCAATTACCAACTAAAGAATGAAACTACCAATGCCTCTATTGCTTAGATTAGCAATCAAAATCCAATCTCTATGCACTAAGTTGAGGAACCCACATCTCCTAACACTCATTACAACAACAATTAGTTGGAAGGGGCAAATAAGCAAACACCTGGAGTGCAAAAAATTCCTCTATCCAAAATAAAGAACCACTACACAAACAAAAACCCAATTTTTACACCATTTCGTAATAGAAAACGACCACCCAATCCATCAATGCCCAAATACCCAACATTTGATCCATCAAAATCAAAACTTGGCTAATGAAAACACCCCAAAATACCACCTTTCCCCCAAAATCAGATCCCAAAATGGCTCTTGAACCCCAAGTTTGGTTGATATAAGCCCAGATGAAGCACccaatcaacaaaagaaatgGGCAATACAGATCATATGAAGGGACCAACCAATTATgcatcaatctctctctctccctccccccctCTTCGTGCCAGGTCCAACGCTTCTCCATCATGGTTTTCATGGAAACGTGCATGCAACTCAGCGgaatcagagagagagagagagagagagagagaaatagaattATTATAGTCATTTCTATTACCTTATTGTATTatggtgaaaatgtatggaggacccctcaactataggctaaTTTGAAATGAActcctcaactttatttttattttttttggggtaaAAATCAAAAGAACTTCTCTAAACTATGAAACATTTTGAGTTTGCTAACACTTTGAGTTTGCTACGCAATCtttgaattttttagttttactacacgacctttcaatttatttatttgagtcgGTAACGacactttaactttaaattttaaat
This DNA window, taken from Ananas comosus cultivar F153 linkage group 5, ASM154086v1, whole genome shotgun sequence, encodes the following:
- the LOC109710438 gene encoding proline-rich receptor-like protein kinase PERK8 → MASALPPDSSSSSSPPPPPDSSSSSSSPPPDSSSSSSPPPPNSSPSSPPPPDSSSLLPPLTSPLSTVVSPPPPDLNSPPPIAASPPPLVVPPPPPSSSPPPPTTLSSPPPSSSPPPPSDATPPPPIVSAPPPIIASPPTPSDLQSPPPPPPLPPPATSLPPPQSSPSPPSIPSPPPPSLPPPPPISTNSSVPSKLSPPGLLYPPPRPPPPSDPATATNPSSNKPSNSNVDSGGSSPSSGGLSPGASASIAVVMCFLILSLVGVAVWFVKKRRKPNDGYHPGFVTPSPYASSDMSGYSKGETPLRSPSVGYSNYSIGSRGFGSQRIQSSVTDLSVGNTKCFPYEELYQITNGLSRQNLLGEGGFGCVFKGCLSDGREVAVKQLKDGGGQGEREFQAEVEIISRVHHRHLVSLVGYCIAENQRLLVYDYVPNNTLHYHLYAPGRPVMGWGIRVKVAAGSARGIAYLHEDCHPRIIHRDIKSSNILLDNNFEAQVADFGLARLADTNVTHISTRVMGTFGYLAPEYASSGKLTERSDVFSFGVVLLELITGRKPVDASRPLGDESLVEWARPLLNEALESGKFEELVDPRLQKNYNEVEMFRMIEAAAACIRHSASRRPKMSQVVRVLDSLVEVDINNGVQPGKSEMFNVANTADIRMFQRIAFGSQEFSSDYSQSSLAASRREF